The genomic window CCCCTGGAGCGAGCAGCGCTACTCCTACCAGGAGGAGCCCGGGGACGGCCCCGAACTCTGAGCCGGCTTTCGGCGGGCCCCCGCACACCTACGCGCCCGCGGAACTCCGGAGTTCCTTCAGTCGCGCGACGTCCGCGGCGTGCCCCTCCTTGCCGCCCGGTGTCTCGATGATCAGCGGCACTCCCTCGGTCGCCGGGTGGGAGAACAGCTCACGGAACGGCTCGGCGCCGATGTGGCCGGATCCGATGTTCTCGTGCCGGTCCTTGTGGGCGCCCACCACGTCCTTGGAGTCGTTGGCGTGGATCAGCTTCAGCCGCCCCTCGCCGACCGTGTCCACCAGCAGGTCCAGGGTCTGCCGCATGCCTGACGGCCCGGTCAGGTCGTGCCCCGCCGCGTAGATGTGGCACGTGTCCAGGCAGACGCCGAGCTTCGGATGGGAGTCCAGGGCCTCGAAGTAGGGGCCGAAGTCCCACGTGCGCGAGCACAGCGAGAAGCCCTGCCCCGCGGTCGACTCCAGCAGCAGGAACGGGTCGTCGTCATGGGTCAGTTCGTCCAGCAGCGGAAGCATGTGCGTACGTACCTGGGCGAGGGCTTCGGTGCGCGGGCGGCCGCCGGTGGCGGACCCGGTGTGCACCACCACGCCCAGCGCGCCGATGTCCCTGGCCCGGCGCAGCGAGTGCCGCAGGGACACGACCGACCGCTCGACGGTGGCCTCGGTGTGCGAGCCGAAGTTGATCAGATACGGGGCATGGACGTAGACGGGGACCGACTCCGCCGCGCACTGCGCGCGGAACAGGTCGTCCTGCGAGGGATTTCCGGGTGGTGTCGCCCAGCCGCGGGGATTGGCGACGAAGACCTGTACGGTCTCGGCCGCAAGCTCGCGGGCGTAGCCGAGGCCCACCTTGGACAGTCCGCCGGCCACGGGGACGTGGCCACCGATCGGGTTGCGCATGTGCTGCCGGTCCTTCGTGGTCCTACAGGCCCTTGGTCCTGATGGTGATGGTCGAGCCCTCGGGGGCCTGCTCCCCGCCCTCGGTCGACTGACGGGCGACCGTGTCGCTGAACGACAGGAACGGGCGGTCGACCCTCACCTCGAAGCCCGCCTCCTCCAGTGTGCTCCTGGCCTCGTCGACATCCTTCCCCGTGACGTCGGGGACGTCGAGCATCCGCGGGCCCTTGGAGACGGTCAGCTCCACGGTGTCGCCCTCGGCGGCCTCGGTACCGCTCTCGGGGGACTGCCGGGCGATCCCGCCCTGTTCCTCGGGGGACTCGACCCTCCCGGGCAGCACCTCGGCCTTCAGCCCCGCGTCCTCCAGCGCGGCCTTCGCCTCGTCGACACCGAGCCCCGTCACATCGGGTACGTCGACCGGGCTCCCCTTGCTCACGACCAGGGCGACCGCCGAGTCGGCGTGGCGCTCGGCACCGGTCTCGGGGTCCGTGCGGATCACCTCGCCCGTGCCGGTCTCCTCGCTGAACTCGCGGGTCACCATGCCGGGCGCGAGACCCGCCTTCCTCAGTTCACGCCGCGCGTCGGCAAGCGTGAGGCCCCCGACGTCGGGAACCTTCACGATCTCCGGACCGCGCGAGATCACCAGCCCTACGGCGTCGTTGCCCCGGATCCGTTCGCCCGAGCCGGGATCGCTGCTGATCACCGTGCCGCGCTCCACCGTGTCGCTGTAGGCGCGCTCGACACCCTTCACGTCGAGACCCTCGTCCGAGAGCCGCCGCTCCGCCGCGCTCTGGGTCTGCCCGAGGAGGGAGGGGACCCGGGTGAACTGCCCCGAGTTGATGTACCAGACACCGATACCGGCGCCCAGGACCAGCAGCACGGCGACGAGCGCGGC from Streptomyces sp. NBC_01341 includes these protein-coding regions:
- a CDS encoding deoxyribonuclease IV → MRNPIGGHVPVAGGLSKVGLGYARELAAETVQVFVANPRGWATPPGNPSQDDLFRAQCAAESVPVYVHAPYLINFGSHTEATVERSVVSLRHSLRRARDIGALGVVVHTGSATGGRPRTEALAQVRTHMLPLLDELTHDDDPFLLLESTAGQGFSLCSRTWDFGPYFEALDSHPKLGVCLDTCHIYAAGHDLTGPSGMRQTLDLLVDTVGEGRLKLIHANDSKDVVGAHKDRHENIGSGHIGAEPFRELFSHPATEGVPLIIETPGGKEGHAADVARLKELRSSAGA